The nucleotide sequence AATTTCAGGCTCTTTTGCCGCATTTTCAATAGTTGTACGACCTTCTGCCAAAGTAGCAGCCATCATAATATTTTCCGTTGCTCCAACACTTGGGAAGTCGAGGTACACTTTCGCACCTTTCAACTTATCAGGTACAGTTGCTTCTATATAACCATTCCCAACTGTTACGACTGCTCCCATTGCTTCGAATCCTTTCAAGTGCTGGTCAATCGGACGAGATCCAATATTACAGCCGCCTGGAAGAGCAATGCGGGCGTGCCCAACACGAGCGAGCAATGAGCCCATCACTAGGACAGAAGCGCGCATTTTTCGCACGTATTCGAATGGTGCTTCAGTCGACAATGCACCAGTGGCATCTACGGTCACTTCTTTATTATGAAAGGAAACATCCGCATTCAAATAGCGTAATACTTCATTAATTGTGTAGACATCTGCTAATGGGGGTGCATCTTTTAGGATGCTTTTTCCCTCACTTGCTAATAAAGTTGCTGCGATGACAGGCAGTACGGCATTCTTAGCCCCTTCGACCTTTACGGCCCCTGAGAGACGCCTGCCGCCGCGGACAATGATTTTTTCCAAGACAGTCCCCTCCGCGTCAATAGAATCACTTATTTACTCTGTTTTAAACTGTTTACCACTTAGGTAACATGTCATAAACGGAATATAACAGAAAATTCAGGGAATTTAACTAAACCTTCCCTTGTTTGACTTCTTAAGCCAAACTTTCAACATGCACTATATTAATATTCAAGCGTAATAATAGGTGTGCCTATCGTGACCGATATCACACCGCCCAATCCTTGTTTACGTAATCCAAGTTGTACATTCATTTTTTCATTTTCAACTGAAATCATTTGCGATAAATCATTTGAATAAGCAGATATCGAAATAAATCCGTTTTCTTCAACCCTTTCAATTGGACGAGCTGATACATGATTGAGTATCCTTTTTGCATAAGAATGCAAAACACCTTCCATCATACCACCCGCTTGTCCTTTCACACAAGAATAAAATGAGGGAGTTTTTTGGAATAAATTAGACGACATTTCATCCGTTTCATGGGTAATTAATCCCCATTCTTGTTCTCCAAGGCTCTCGCCACTCATTTCATATATAAGATACGTATTATGCATATCTTTCTGGGGGGTGTGCAGTTAAGAGAATTCTCTCTGATAAGTTGTTACTTCTTCGTAACAGCCCTACTGCTTTCCATACATCAGCATTCTGTTCAACTGTCCACTGAAACTCGGGAAATCTCTTTGCAATTGACTTCCACTCTTTTTCGAACTCTGCGAATTGCTGCACTTCGCCTCGTTGCTCTCTCGCATATATCTGCCATTCCTTTACGTCAACATCATTCGCCTTCAAAGCTTCTACCAGCTGGTGCAAATCATGTTCTTTCCCTACTGTTTCTCCGTATTTTCCCATCACAAGTATTGAAATACTTATAATTGCAAACAAAAGAATATGAGATAATTTCAACTTCTTCACTCCCTCTCCCTAAGTACAGTGTTTCCGCTATAAAAAACACCATACATGGAAGTTAACGTCATCTTTCGACGTTAAGGAGTAGTAAGCGAATGTTCGATAACCAATTACCTAAAATAAGGGCTTACAAACATATACCCCCTATAAACACTACTTATTTCCTAGTTACCAAGCCATATTATGCCAATAAAAAAAGACCTGCCTAATTTTAGGCAGATCTAAAATAAGTATTTCATTTGTTTGGCCCAGAACAAGTAATCAAGGAAGAAATTCCCGACTGTTGAACCAATTGCAATTGTTAATAAGATAAGTAATGCCTTTGCATGACCTGTCTTCCCAGACTTAATCAATACATCTATTCGAATTCCTTGGAGCGCCCACCACGTAATTACGAAGAAAAGCAGATGAACGACCATCCCTAACATTGCCTGTTGCGCAAAATCAGCTCCCATGTTTTCTTCACTCCCATCAAAAAAAGAGGGCAGAATCGCCCTCTTTTCATTGTACCCGATTATCACTTATTGACCAAAGAAATCGGTAAAGTTAAAGCTTCCATAGAAGAAATCCATCGCTACGTTTGGCAAGATACCGAACAATACCGTACCAAGCGCACAGATAATGACAACTGTAGAAATGCCTGCTGGAACTTTCACTGCTGAATGGTCTGTTGCAGGCCGGAAAAACATCTGTTGCATAATTTTAAAATAGTAGAAATATGAAATAACCGTTCCTGTCATCATAAGTGCCGCTAAGAAATAGTGTGACGGCTGAGAAGCAAGGACTCCAATAAAGATATTGAATTTACCCATGAATCCCATCGTACCCGGTATACCTGCTAATGACAGAATGAAGACACTCATAAGAACAGCCATTGCTGGTGACCGTTGATATAACCCAGAGAATGCACTTACATCTTCACTATCAGAACGCTGGATAATCATTTGAATAATCGCAAACGCCCCTAAGTTCATGAATAGATAAGCAACGAGGTAGAACCACATGCTTTCAAACATCAACGCAGAAAATGCAACAAACGGAACGAGCAAGTACCCGGCATGCGCGATACTTGAGTAAGCGAAGAGCCGCTTAATATTACGCTGTCTTAACGCGATTGTATTTCCAACGATAATCGTTATACCTGCAAGAACAGCTAAGAATTGCTGCATGGACATTAATAATGGAATCTGTCCGCCGATACCTGGTGTCTGAACAAACGCAACGAGGAACAGACGCATTATAATGACAAAGCCTGCTGTTTTCGATACGACACTTAAGAATGCAGTAACAGGTGTCGGTGAGCCTTGATACACATCAGGTGCCCACATTTGGAATGGTACAACAGCAATCTTAAATGCTAGACCGACAAATACCATTAAGAAGGCAATTGAAATAATGTACTGAAGGTTCCCTGTCATTAAGTTGCTTAATTGTGTACTAATCTCAAACAAGTTTGTCGAGCCAGACAATCCATAGATATAGCTCATTCCGAACAACGTAATGGCTGTTGAAATTCCGCCGTTAATCACATACTTCATAGCCGCTTCATTTGAGCCATGATGCTTCTTTCTAATACCAGCTAAGATATAAGAAGAAATGGACAGAAGCTCTAAGCCGACGAATAATGTAATCAGGTCAGCACTTGATGCCATCATCATCGCACCAAGCAGAGCTGTTAAGAATAAATAGTAGAACTCACCGCGATAGGCCATCTTCTCCTTCGGCTCATAGCTCGCAGCAATAAGCAGAACAAACCCCGCTCCTACTAAGAAAATAAACTTAAAGGCTTTTGAAAATGAATCCAGCCGATATGTATCATGCAAAATGCTTGATACAGGGTGATCCAATTGACCAACTAAGAAGAATAACGCAATGACGATCCCGCCTAAGCCGATCCATGCTAGTATTTTTCTATCTTTATCGCGCCCCATGAACAGGTCAATAACTGACAGGAGGGTTGCAACACCAAGAATCACAAATTCTGGAGCCATAATCCCCCATTCATAGCTTAACAGTGTTTCCAGGTTCATATGCTTACCCTCCTATCCCGATTAAGATCGTTTCAAGTGTGGCTTGTAGTGACTGAACAAGTATGTTCGGATAGACACCGATTAAAATGATAAACGCCAATAAGACGATGACAGGCACCATTTCAATTGGACGAATATCAATCGCTGATTCATAATCAGCTGCTGTCTTTCCAAACGTTACATTTAATACAGCACGCAGTAGATATGCAGCAGTTAGAATAATCCCTAATGCCCCAACCGCGGCAATACCCGGCATTGTGCCAAATAAACCGAGGAACGCCATGAATTCACTAACGAACCCTGACATACCAGGAAGTCCAAGCGAGGCCATTGCACCAGCTAATAGAAAGCCTGCTGTGATTGGCATTACTTTCGCAAGACCACTTAACTTATCAATGCGTGATGTTCCAACACGTTCGTACATCACACCAATTAAGAAGAACAATAGAGCTGAAATCAAGCCGTGTGAAATAACTCGGAAGATCGCGCCTTGAATTCCTGATTCATTCATTGCTCCAAGCCCGATTAAAACGATCCCCATGTGGGAAATACTTGAATAAGCAAGCACCATTTTGAAATCGGTTTGAATTAATGCAAGAAAAGCCCCATACAACAAGTTAATGACACCTAATACAGCTAGCACGACGGCCATGCTTTGAAATTCCTCAGGAAATACACCCATTCCTAAGCGAATCAAACCGTAAGCACCGATTTTTAGCAGAATACCAGAGTGAATCATAACAATTGCCGGTGGCGCCTGCACGTGCACACGCAGCATCCAGCTATGAAGCGGGAAGATTGGCAGCTTAACACCGAATGCAATCAGCAATGCTGTCGCAATTCCGAAACGAAAACCTTCTGAAATGCCATAATAAGCAAGCTGATCATTTGGTAGAGCCATAACCTCCACCAGCTCGTTAATATTGAGTGTGCCTGTTTTTACAAAAAGTGCTGCAAATGCAATTAGTAGAATCGCAGAGCCAAGACCATTATAAATAAGGAAAGAATATGCTGCACGTTCTTTCTCATCATAGCCCCATTTTCCAATTAAGAAGAACATTGGGACAAGCGTTAACTCAAAGAAAACGAAGAAGAGCAATAAATTTTCTGATGAAAATACACCAAGCATTCCGAGCTCAAGCAGCAAAAAGAGCATAAAATAACCCTTCCACTCTTTCTTAATATGAATGGAAGCAATCGCCGCAAGTGTTGAAACAACAGCGGTTAACAATACAAGCACAAGTGATAACCCTGTTAAGCCGAGCTCGTAATTAATGACAAGCTGTTGAATCGGCAAATCTGAATCACCGAATGCAAGCCATTTATGCTTTTCAATAAACTGACTGCCTTCTGCATTGTTCGTAAAGCTTCCGTAGACAATGAACGAAAGAAGAAGCGGCAGTAGTGTTGCAAGAAAACCAACTAATTTAATTTGTTTTTCATTATGTTTTGGAAGTAAGGCTAATATCGCAATCCCAACCAACGGGGAGAATACCAGCATTGATAATAGATATCCGCTCATCCGAAATACCCCCCTGTCAACGCAAGGATGACAACTAACACAGCCAAGCCGATGAACGCGACAGCTCCGTATGTTTGTACCTGTCCGTTTTGCAGCTTTGAACCGACTTTCCCAAGTCCTTGTGTCATGGCTGCTGTTGCGCCAACGATCCCTTCAACAACAAACTCATCAATATATTTAAGTAAATAGCCAATCGCACGTGTTGCATAGACGACTGTATATTTATATATTTCATCGATAAAGTATTTATTTAGAAGAATGGTATATGGCGTAACCGTATGTTTTGTAAGCCAATCACGTTCAATGAATTGATTTCCGTAAATCAAGTACGCGATGAAGATGCCAAGCATGGAGACACCAACTGCAAGAATCATAATCCATTCGCTTCCTGGAATATGTCCGAGCTCATGGCCCATCGTCGTACCTTCAGTCAACCAATCACCTAAGAATGTTCCGAACCACGGTGTATTCACATAACCTGAGAAGATAGCCAAGATACCGAGTATAATCATTGGAAAGGTCATTACAAATGGAGACTCATGAACATGTGACTGTTCGCCTCTCGCTTCTCCCCCAAAGACCATAAAGAATAAACGGAACATATAGAACGATGTGAAAAATGCAGCAACAACTGCCAATGTAAACAAACCATAATTTCCATGTGCCCATGCTGCTAATAAGATTTCATCCTTACTAAAGAAGCCTGAGAAAAATGGAAAACCACTAATAGCAAGCGTTCCAATTAGAAACAGCGGGCCTGTTAACTTCATTTTCTTCCACAAGCCGCCCATTTCCTCGATGTTTTGTGTATGAACAGCATGGATAACACTACCTGCCGCTAAGAACAATAACGCCTTGAAGAATGCATGCGTCATAAGATGGAATACACCTGCTACATAACCAGCAGAACCGAGTGCAAGCATCATATAACCAAGCTGACTGACTGTTGAATATGCGAGTACGCGTTTGATATCCTTCTGAACAAGACCGATACTCGCTGCGAAAATGGCAGTGAAACCACCAACAACCGCAATCGTATTCATCGCTGTTTCACTTGCTTCAAACAGCGGGAATAATGAAGCAACGAGATACACACCAGCCGCTACCATTGTAGCTGCGTGAATTAATGCTGAAACAGGTGTCGGACCTTCCATCGCATCTGGAAGCCATGTATGAAGCGGGAACTGACCTGACTTACCAACTGCTCCAATGAAAATTAAAATGGCACTAAGCGTAATAATTTCCGTGGAAATAGCCCCTGCTTCAACTGCCTTGAAAATCTTATCATATTCAAAGCTTCCAACCTGCCAGAATATTAGAATCATCCCAATGAAGAAACCAACATCCCCAATACGAGTCACAATAAATGCTTTCTTTGCTGCAGCCCTCGCTTCTCCTTTAAAGAAGTAGAAACCAATCAGCAAGAATGAACCTAGACCAACAAGCTCCCAGAACATATATACTTGAAGTAAGTTTGGAGAGATTACGAGCGAAAGCATCGCAAAAGTAAAGAGACCAAGATACGCATAGAAAATGCCGATTCTGTCGTCATCACTCATATAACCCCGTGAATACATATGTACAAGAAAACTTACAAGTGAAACAATTACAAGCATAAGAGCATTTAACTGATTAACTTCAAATCCAAATGTTAAGTCAACATTTCCGATTGTTAACCAAGTATTTTCTACTTTGACATTACCGCCCTGAAATCGAGCAAACAATACGCCGAATGACATAATACAGGAAGCGAGTGTTGCAATCATTCCGACTATGGCGCTGCTTGCTTTCATTTTCCTTCCAAATATCACTAAGAATATAAACGAGAGAAGCGGAAAGAGCGGTATAAGCCATGTATTTTCCATCATCTATCACAATCCCCTTCTTGGCTCACAGGATGTGAGTCATTCTTCTTCTCCACCCGGTTGTACTACTCCAAGCGGACTGTTCGAAATGAATTAACCCTATCCCCCAAAGATTTTCCTCTCTACCTAGCCATGCAGATGTTTCAAAAGACTAGTTTTTCAAAGAATTCATTTCATCTACATTTACAGTCGAACGGTTTCGGTAAAGCGCAATTAAGATCGCAAGCCCAACCGCTGCCTCTGCCGCTGCAATGGAGATTGTAAATAGAGAGAAGATTTGCCCTGTTATACTCGGGTTCACTCCATATTTACTGAAAGCAACAAGGTTAATATTTACCGAATTCAACATCAGCTCGATACAAATTAATACGATAACGGTATTTCGCTTCGTCAAAGCTCCGAATAAACCGATACAGAAAAGCGCCAGAGCAACAACTAAATAAACCGATAACGGGATACTACTCATTCACTCTCCGCCTCCTCATCATCACGTTTTGCTAAGATAATCGCTCCAATAAGTGCAACAAGGAGAACCACAGACGTTAATTCAAATGGAATCACATACTTCGAATAAAGCTCCATCCCAATTTTCTCTGTATTATCCACATGCAAATCCGTTGCTTGCTCACCTAACACTAAATCGTTAATTCCGAGGTAAACAACAACGAAGA is from Bacillus tianshenii and encodes:
- a CDS encoding DUF1146 family protein, coding for MGADFAQQAMLGMVVHLLFFVITWWALQGIRIDVLIKSGKTGHAKALLILLTIAIGSTVGNFFLDYLFWAKQMKYLF
- the nuoN gene encoding NADH-quinone oxidoreductase subunit NuoN translates to MNLETLLSYEWGIMAPEFVILGVATLLSVIDLFMGRDKDRKILAWIGLGGIVIALFFLVGQLDHPVSSILHDTYRLDSFSKAFKFIFLVGAGFVLLIAASYEPKEKMAYRGEFYYLFLTALLGAMMMASSADLITLFVGLELLSISSYILAGIRKKHHGSNEAAMKYVINGGISTAITLFGMSYIYGLSGSTNLFEISTQLSNLMTGNLQYIISIAFLMVFVGLAFKIAVVPFQMWAPDVYQGSPTPVTAFLSVVSKTAGFVIIMRLFLVAFVQTPGIGGQIPLLMSMQQFLAVLAGITIIVGNTIALRQRNIKRLFAYSSIAHAGYLLVPFVAFSALMFESMWFYLVAYLFMNLGAFAIIQMIIQRSDSEDVSAFSGLYQRSPAMAVLMSVFILSLAGIPGTMGFMGKFNIFIGVLASQPSHYFLAALMMTGTVISYFYYFKIMQQMFFRPATDHSAVKVPAGISTVVIICALGTVLFGILPNVAMDFFYGSFNFTDFFGQ
- a CDS encoding YwmB family TATA-box binding protein, with the translated sequence MHNTYLIYEMSGESLGEQEWGLITHETDEMSSNLFQKTPSFYSCVKGQAGGMMEGVLHSYAKRILNHVSARPIERVEENGFISISAYSNDLSQMISVENEKMNVQLGLRKQGLGGVISVTIGTPIITLEY
- the nuoK gene encoding NADH-quinone oxidoreductase subunit NuoK, encoding MSSIPLSVYLVVALALFCIGLFGALTKRNTVIVLICIELMLNSVNINLVAFSKYGVNPSITGQIFSLFTISIAAAEAAVGLAILIALYRNRSTVNVDEMNSLKN
- the nuoL gene encoding NADH-quinone oxidoreductase subunit L, which encodes MMENTWLIPLFPLLSFIFLVIFGRKMKASSAIVGMIATLASCIMSFGVLFARFQGGNVKVENTWLTIGNVDLTFGFEVNQLNALMLVIVSLVSFLVHMYSRGYMSDDDRIGIFYAYLGLFTFAMLSLVISPNLLQVYMFWELVGLGSFLLIGFYFFKGEARAAAKKAFIVTRIGDVGFFIGMILIFWQVGSFEYDKIFKAVEAGAISTEIITLSAILIFIGAVGKSGQFPLHTWLPDAMEGPTPVSALIHAATMVAAGVYLVASLFPLFEASETAMNTIAVVGGFTAIFAASIGLVQKDIKRVLAYSTVSQLGYMMLALGSAGYVAGVFHLMTHAFFKALLFLAAGSVIHAVHTQNIEEMGGLWKKMKLTGPLFLIGTLAISGFPFFSGFFSKDEILLAAWAHGNYGLFTLAVVAAFFTSFYMFRLFFMVFGGEARGEQSHVHESPFVMTFPMIILGILAIFSGYVNTPWFGTFLGDWLTEGTTMGHELGHIPGSEWIMILAVGVSMLGIFIAYLIYGNQFIERDWLTKHTVTPYTILLNKYFIDEIYKYTVVYATRAIGYLLKYIDEFVVEGIVGATAAMTQGLGKVGSKLQNGQVQTYGAVAFIGLAVLVVILALTGGYFG
- a CDS encoding NADH-quinone oxidoreductase subunit M; its protein translation is MSGYLLSMLVFSPLVGIAILALLPKHNEKQIKLVGFLATLLPLLLSFIVYGSFTNNAEGSQFIEKHKWLAFGDSDLPIQQLVINYELGLTGLSLVLVLLTAVVSTLAAIASIHIKKEWKGYFMLFLLLELGMLGVFSSENLLLFFVFFELTLVPMFFLIGKWGYDEKERAAYSFLIYNGLGSAILLIAFAALFVKTGTLNINELVEVMALPNDQLAYYGISEGFRFGIATALLIAFGVKLPIFPLHSWMLRVHVQAPPAIVMIHSGILLKIGAYGLIRLGMGVFPEEFQSMAVVLAVLGVINLLYGAFLALIQTDFKMVLAYSSISHMGIVLIGLGAMNESGIQGAIFRVISHGLISALLFFLIGVMYERVGTSRIDKLSGLAKVMPITAGFLLAGAMASLGLPGMSGFVSEFMAFLGLFGTMPGIAAVGALGIILTAAYLLRAVLNVTFGKTAADYESAIDIRPIEMVPVIVLLAFIILIGVYPNILVQSLQATLETILIGIGG